TGAGCTGCTTGAATTACATGGGGACATTTAACAGAAAGCACGTTCTGCAAAGGATGCGCTCGCAGAACATCAGACAGATGTTGTAACTAGTATACGAGCTAAGTAAAATTGTCTCGGGCTGTAAAAGTGAACACATAATTAAGCATGCTCCCTCATTCGTAAACCGTTTCTACTTTGTCATTAAGGAAGTGatcgtggtggtggtggagcatGGGTTATGGAAGTGATCATTCGCAATCCGTTTCTACCGTCGCCAAGTATGGAACTTTGGATTGATCTAACGAAGTAAAAGCAACTCTAAGAGAGGTAAATGCTACCTGAACTGAatttttccggcggatttacgggttcgggccgaaagCGGCATAGAGCAGCGCCTGAGTCGGCGGCCTGCCCTAAAAAAGTGAGCGCGAGTTCGGTTtcgaaaccctactcccctccgccgcgaAAAACCCTCGCACTCTGGCGAGCAATTTTGGCCGCTCCCTCGCGCTCTCCGCTCTGCCGCGACCTCCCCTCCGTTCGCAATGGCGGAGACTCGCCGCCTCGTCTGCCAGTTTTGCGCTCGGAGGCGGAGCGGGCAAGCAGGCGACACGCAGGTGGACACGCAGCTCGACGCGCAGCTCGATGCGCAATGGGGTGTGCAATGTGGACGGCGAGGTCTCGTCCGGCGGCTCGTGCAGCCCGCCGCTTCCACCGCTCCCCGACAGCTGCGACGACGATGCCGTGGCGCTTCCCCTCACTAGCGGGAACTACGCGTATGAGGCGACGGAGATCAAGCTcaccgccctcgtcgtcgcctaGGCTTCCTCCGCCGCGAAAAACCCTCCTCCGTCGCGCGTAGAGGCCCCGGTGAATATCCCGAGGCCAAATTTTGGTCAAATTAGGCGTGCAGCCTAGGATTAGTAGTTATTTTGATTTATTATATCCAAATTATGTTTGAATGTAGCTTGATCGGAGCATCAAAGTCGTTGCATTTCGCATGTTTATTGCCAAAAATTTCCCGTGatgtttgatttctttttttaGTTCGTCTTTTCGGTTTCTATTCTGCGCCTTAAATGAAATCAACGAAACCGTAAAATTCGGTAAACTGAACTAGTTTCCGGTTCACACTTTTACAGGCactactagagatgctctaagagcatcttcacTTGCCCTCCGGCCTTTGGGGAGTGCCGacgccaaaattttcgtcgagacaATAAACTTTTGGTAAAAGTTCTGTCTTGGTTGGAGTGGGGATAGCATTTCTCTTCTGCATGTCTATGGAGTTTTGCAAAACCCAAACACCTCAGAGATAGATATAGAGGTAGGAATTTGTCGAACGAACCACACTCCTTCGTAGACGTCAGGAGTCCATTGATGAAAAGGGGCTGGGGAACCACAGCCCCCAAATTAGTTTTTCATCCCAACTCTCCATCCGAAGCTTTCAGGCCGAACCTAGTAGAAAGGGACGCTAGCGGGGGCGCCGGCGCACCGTGTGTTGACGGGAACGAAGCGGGAAGAAGGCGCGGGAAACGCCTCCTAGCTGTGGACCCGACTCGTCAGTGTCGGCGaagtcatcttcctcctcgccttCTGTGCCCGTCAAAGGTTGCTCGTCTTTAGCGACTGCTCGCCTTCATGGGGCACGTCCCGTCGATGGGGCATACGTCCGTTAATGTTCGCAACCCCCCACGCCCCGGCTCGTCGATGAGGCACACACACTGTGAACGGCGGGGCACCCCGTCCTGCCGGACATGCGCTGTCCGTCGGGCTGGGTGCTCAGCGAGGGCGGCCTGCCGGTCCCGCCGGTGTCGACGGGGGCTGCGCGCCAGGCCGCCATCTACGATCACTACTGGGGTGAGCTGACGCCGAAGGAGCGCAACGACCCTCGCTGGGACCCCGAAAACCACTACGGCTGGTCGATGTTCTTCCAGCGCCAATACGAGGATCGCATCACCGCCTATGACGGCAACAGCGATACCCCGGAGCACAACAACTCCAAGGAACGACAACGGTGGTGCATCGCACCTAGGAGGACCCTCATGTGGGTCCTCAACTACATCGCCGAGGGGAACGCCCCTGCTGCAGATGCCGCCACGGTAGTTGCCGCCCCCGCGAGGCCAGGGGAGGTGGACGGCGCGGCGCCagacgtcgtcgtcttcctcacgGTCCTCCTCTTCCCTGGCTAGGATGCGAGGTACTCGCTGTACCACACGACGTCGCCATGTTTCTTGGCGACGGTGAAGGACGAGTAGGAGGAGGCGCCTGCAAGCGCCGCCATGGTGGCGACGTCGTCGTTATCTGCGAACGGCGCCACCCTTCTCCGCCGCGCCAGCCCGTCAAGCAGGAGTGGACACCGCCGCCGGGGTAGAAGGTCGTGGTGTCCATTGTCAAGGCGGAGGACGACCTCGAGGAGTTCCCGGGACTACGCCACGCCCAGCTGGAATTGTTCCATGAGACGGACGAGTTTGTCGAGACCTGGAGCGCAGCGGATCACCGTCGCGCGGAGAGCGAGCGCTGTCGTCACGTCGGCCTCGTCGTCGCTGGCTAGTCCAGCAGGACGCGCAGGAGGGACAAGTGGAGATGGTCTAAGAATGTTGAAGCAATTGCCTAGTTAATTTTCTGAAGTATTACGTGGAGTTGAGTTATCTTTGAAGCGGTGTAGGTATCCAATCCTGCCTCCAAGTACTACAGTACTACGTACATGACGGACTTGTTCCCGAACCCCACCCCCCCAATAAGATCACCGGCCCACCCGCGAAACCGCGAGGCAAACATCATCTCAATTTTAGCACACCATCTCCTCTCCGCCTCTACAACAGCCGCGCAACCGCACCATCTTCTTCGACCTCCGCCGCCAACCCTTTTACCCCAAGTAACCCTACCCGATTCGGCTGGACGCAAGACGCTCTGACGCTGGGCGAGATCACCGTCTCGTCGAGGTAACAATTTATGCCCAAtgtatccgccgccgccgccgccgccgccgctatcGGCGGGATTGTACCTGAACCGGCTAGAAGGAACTAACTAACCGCAACTTCAACCGATCCTCGTGCAGGTCCGATCCATTCCCCCGTCGCGTTCTTCGCCTGCAATGTGATGCTAACTTCCCGAGTAGTAGTAATTTCTTCCTACTAGATAATCTGCTGAAGCCGAAGCGCGGGCTACCTGTTCGACGAAATGTCCCGGAAGAAAACCAAAGTCGACGCCGTCGAGGGagatgccgctgccgctgccgccgccaacgACCGTCTCAGCGCCCTCCCGGACGACCTCCTCCACAAGGTCACCTCGTTCCTGAGGTCATGGGAGGTGGCCCGCACCTGCGTGCTCTCGCGCCGCTGGCGCAACCTCTGGGCCTCCGCGCCCTCCATCGACCTCCGGGTCTGGTGCAAATCCCGCCACGGCCGGCTCCCCAGGCAGCTAGCCAGGTTCGCCAACCACCTCTTGCTCCTGCGGGACGTGTCCGCGCCGCTGGACACGCTCCGGCTCCTCTCCAGCCCCACCCGTTACACCCCGGACTACTCCTACAGACCCAAAGACTACTACTACGACAACGAGGAGGATTACTCCTCTTCAGATGTCGAGATGTGGATCCGTGCCGCCGTAAACACCGGGGCTCGCTCTATCCAGCTCACCCAACATCCGAAGGACAaggccttcgccgacctcgatagCGTGCCCATCATCTCCTGCCACCTCAAACACCTCCACCTATCGGGCGCAACGTTGCACGACAAGACCTTAAGGCAGCTCTCTTCCCAGTGCCCTTCTTTGCAAGTCCTGGAGCTCAGCAAGTGCTGCCTGGATGGCCCCCAGATATCTTCTGCCTCGCTTACTAGTTTGGCCATCGTCGAGTGCAGGATCATGGCCGACCTCTCCGTCACTGCTCCTAACCTCGTATCGCTTCGCTGTGTCAGTCCGTACCATCGTGCTCCTTCGTTTGAAAACATGGGGTCTCTGGCCAGGGGCACCATCGTGCTTAATGACTCTTTCTTGCATGATAAGTTTGAATACAAGTACAAAGATATCAAGCCAGATGTATCTGAGTGCGATGCCAGTGACTCAAATCATGATAACTGTGATAGCGATGCTGATAACGACGACTTGAGGTCCAGCGAAGGATTCTATGGTGCTAATGTTTTAGGTGGACAAAATGTTATCTGCAGCCTTTCAAATGCTACAAGTTTGGAGCTGATAGCTCATGCCGGAGAGGTATACATATAAATATGTTACTGATATCTCTCTTTCAGTATACTATATTTGTTCAACTAATATAGATCTGTCGGTTATTTTCGCTTCAGAAATATTCAGTACTTTACAAAAACATCTTTTTTTTACTGGACATACAATGTGCTATGTGCACATTTCGCACTCTAATACCAACAGCTGGTTACATACCCACAATCACTACAAGTGACCTGATGAGTTGTGGGAAATAATCGTAGCTTTGTTGTAATAAAATTGTATAAGCCAAACAAAAGGAATATGAGTAGCTTGCCAGGAGCATTTTTCTTGTCCTTTTTTCCCCCAAGGTTGTATCCTTATCGGCATGTCCAATTCATTGTAGGTCCACTCTGTTATTTATCTTTTCTTTGAACTGAACAAATGCATTTCTGTGTGCCATATGAAGGTGATTCTGAATAGGGAACTGGAAATGTGCCCAATGTTTAGCAACCTCAAGGCGTTATCCCTTGGTGAATGGTGTATGGCTGCTGACTTGCATCCATTAATTTTGTTCCTGCAGCATGCTCCAAATCTGGAGAGGCTTTTTCTTAAACTTAAAATGGTAAGAGCATTGTTTTACTGCTTTTATATTGAGCTGTGATAAGTTAATTTGGACCTATTTCCTGACATTCATTTTGATCTGCAACAAGGATCATACGGAAATAGAAGGCAATATCAATCCAGAGGGTAGTTCGTTTGCTTGCAAAAACCTTGCAGTGGTCAAGATAAAATGTCCCAAGGAGGATGAAAGAGTTCATGTGTTAGCGCAGTTCTTCGTGTCTAATGGCATAGCCATGGAAAAGATATCTGTCGACCACCGTCCGACTCGCCAAACTTGTGAGTCATGTATTCTTACTGCATCTTGCAAAGGTTTTACATTATTACTATTTTGGTTAAATGGTACTAAAGCCACAAAATGTTGTTATATTTGCAAGGTGGGTATTACATTATTACTATTATTGTTAAATCATAAGGCTTCTGTTTAAACTTGGAGTTTGTTTTTGGAGCTAGATCTGAATTTATACAATGCAAACTTATTCTCTTCCTCACACTTCAACCAGGCAAATCCTGGGCCTAAGACGCGGATGGGATGCCTTGTAGGAACTGCAGTTTGGGCGGTAAGATCTTACATCTGATTACATAGCTATCCATTTACTGTAACCTGTAAGGTTTACAAGTCTTATTTGATAATGGAAATCATCACTTTGTACTTAACTTAGATTTGAGGGACAAGAAACTACCTACCTTTAAAAATATTTGGCATCTTGGTTTGTGCACGTTCTCTAAAGTTGTACTTTCATTTCGTTTACTAATACATCTATGATAGGTATGGAAATTTATTTTTGTAATGATGTTTATTATGAAAA
This region of Lolium perenne isolate Kyuss_39 chromosome 2, Kyuss_2.0, whole genome shotgun sequence genomic DNA includes:
- the LOC127332979 gene encoding MEIOTIC F-BOX protein MOF, with product MSRKKTKVDAVEGDAAAAAAANDRLSALPDDLLHKVTSFLRSWEVARTCVLSRRWRNLWASAPSIDLRVWCKSRHGRLPRQLARFANHLLLLRDVSAPLDTLRLLSSPTRYTPDYSYRPKDYYYDNEEDYSSSDVEMWIRAAVNTGARSIQLTQHPKDKAFADLDSVPIISCHLKHLHLSGATLHDKTLRQLSSQCPSLQVLELSKCCLDGPQISSASLTSLAIVECRIMADLSVTAPNLVSLRCVSPYHRAPSFENMGSLARGTIVLNDSFLHDKFEYKYKDIKPDVSECDASDSNHDNCDSDADNDDLRSSEGFYGANVLGGQNVICSLSNATSLELIAHAGEVILNRELEMCPMFSNLKALSLGEWCMAADLHPLILFLQHAPNLERLFLKLKMDHTEIEGNINPEGSSFACKNLAVVKIKCPKEDERVHVLAQFFVSNGIAMEKISVDHRPTRQTCKSWA